From the bacterium genome, the window CACAAATACTGACAGGGCTTCCGATTATTTTCTGGAAAAGAAACTCTTCTATCCTCTACCTGTCCAGCCAGAGTATCATAATCTCTAATCTGAATGTAATCAGTATCATTTAAAAAATGCCTCCACATATCAATAAAACTCTCTATCTCGGTGACATTATCTTTCATCCTTATGAAAGAAATAACTGCCTGAGGACTTTGAGTTCCTATCTCTTTTTTTAATTGGAGAAATCTCCTCACATTGGTAGTAACCAGAGCAAAATCTCCTCCTTCTCGTAGTTTCTGATATGTTTTTTGGGTAGCCGCATCCACAGAGAATACTATTACATCCAATCCAGAAGAGATTATTTGTTTGGAGATTCCTTCATCAAGAAGCATACAGTTAGTCCCAACACACACCCTTTCTATTCCCCTGGTCTTAGCATACTGAATCATCTCTATTAGCTGCGGATGGAGTAAAGGTTCTCCATCGCCTGTGAGATAAAGGGAAGAAACATATTGGTGAGAGATTTCATCTACAAGCCTTTTATACAAACCAAACTCCATATTTCCAATCTTTCTTTGTAACCGCGGTCGGCAACACATAAGACACTTAAGATTACACAAATTGGTAATCTCAATAGATATTTGAAAGGGAAAAGGAAGTACCTTCTGGAGTTTCTCTCTTACTTCTTTTTCATTAACCCCTTGAGAGTCCCACCATATCTTCTTAATTTCTCTGATATAATCCCATACTTTCTGGTCTCTTTCCAAAGTCAAAATCTCCTTCCTATTTAAATTTTGTCAGTGTCT encodes:
- a CDS encoding radical SAM protein, giving the protein MERDQKVWDYIREIKKIWWDSQGVNEKEVREKLQKVLPFPFQISIEITNLCNLKCLMCCRPRLQRKIGNMEFGLYKRLVDEISHQYVSSLYLTGDGEPLLHPQLIEMIQYAKTRGIERVCVGTNCMLLDEGISKQIISSGLDVIVFSVDAATQKTYQKLREGGDFALVTTNVRRFLQLKKEIGTQSPQAVISFIRMKDNVTEIESFIDMWRHFLNDTDYIQIRDYDTLAGQVEDRRVSFPENNRKPCQYLWQQMVIYWNGDVPVCCKDFHGKCLMGNVTKNTIEELWQGTKFHQLRQMHLEAKYNNIPLCKNCGSWWIFSAETTGVRIIKPVKEVAENQEG